The following are encoded in a window of Miltoncostaea marina genomic DNA:
- the coaBC gene encoding bifunctional phosphopantothenoylcysteine decarboxylase/phosphopantothenate--cysteine ligase CoaBC yields the protein MAEVLLGVSGGIAAYKAIDVMRILQRRGHAVTVVMTRSAQRFVGPATFAALSGRPVGTDMFGAERSPGYGHLDLARRADLLLVAPASANTLAHMAAGMAGGLLGAVHLAFDGPVLVAPAMNTRMYLHAATADNLALLRDRGVGVVEPGTGLLADGDVGVGRLAEPGDIADAVEARLAGAGTLAGRRVVVSAGGTREPIDAVRYVGNRSSGRMGWAIAAAARRRGAEVTVLASNVELPREPGVRYVEAPTAADLHRATLDAFAGCDVLVMAAAVADFRPGASRAGKIDKSAQGSFAIELEPTTDILGDLAPRRAQQVVVGFAAEHGAAGLERARAKRVRKRLDLIVHNDVSVDGIGFGSAQNEITIIGADGEETLPRMSKEACAERILDAVVPLLPA from the coding sequence ATGGCTGAGGTCCTGCTCGGCGTCTCGGGCGGCATCGCCGCGTACAAGGCGATCGACGTGATGCGCATCCTGCAGCGGCGCGGTCACGCGGTGACGGTGGTGATGACCCGCTCCGCGCAGCGGTTCGTGGGCCCGGCCACGTTCGCCGCGCTCTCGGGCCGCCCGGTCGGCACGGACATGTTCGGCGCGGAGCGCAGCCCCGGTTACGGCCACCTCGACCTCGCCCGGCGCGCGGACCTGCTGCTCGTGGCCCCGGCGTCGGCGAACACGCTCGCCCACATGGCGGCGGGCATGGCCGGCGGGCTGCTGGGCGCGGTGCACCTGGCGTTCGACGGCCCGGTGCTCGTGGCCCCGGCCATGAACACGCGCATGTACCTGCACGCCGCCACCGCCGACAACCTGGCCCTGCTGCGCGACCGGGGCGTGGGGGTGGTGGAGCCGGGCACCGGCCTGCTGGCCGACGGCGACGTGGGCGTCGGCCGCCTCGCCGAGCCCGGCGACATCGCCGACGCCGTGGAGGCGCGCCTGGCCGGCGCCGGCACGCTGGCCGGGCGGCGGGTGGTGGTGAGCGCCGGCGGCACGCGGGAGCCGATCGACGCGGTCCGCTACGTCGGCAACCGCTCCAGCGGGCGCATGGGCTGGGCGATCGCGGCGGCCGCCCGCCGCCGCGGCGCGGAGGTGACGGTGCTCGCCTCGAACGTCGAGCTGCCGCGCGAGCCGGGCGTGCGCTACGTGGAGGCGCCGACCGCCGCCGACCTCCACCGGGCGACCCTCGACGCCTTCGCGGGCTGCGACGTGCTCGTCATGGCCGCCGCCGTCGCGGACTTCCGCCCGGGCGCCTCGCGCGCCGGGAAGATCGACAAGTCGGCCCAGGGCTCGTTCGCCATCGAGCTGGAGCCGACGACCGACATCCTCGGCGACCTCGCGCCGCGGCGGGCGCAGCAGGTGGTGGTGGGCTTCGCCGCCGAGCACGGGGCGGCGGGGCTCGAGCGGGCCCGCGCCAAGCGCGTGCGCAAGCGCCTCGACCTGATCGTGCACAACGACGTCTCGGTCGACGGCATCGGCTTCGGCAGCGCCCAGAACGAGATCACGATCATCGGCGCCGACGGCGAGGAGACCCTCCCGCGCATGAGCAAGGAGGCCTGCGCCGAGCGCATCCTCGACGCGGTGGTGCCGCTGCTGCCGGCGTAG
- a CDS encoding dihydroorotase → MAVRLVQRPGPAASLVIRGARVLDPLAGIDEVRDLVVRDGVIGGDPDGLEVVEAEGRLVVPGFVDPHVHLRTPGREDLEDIATGTRAAAAGGFVTIVAMPNTSPVVDTAAVLGALLERGEQEAAVRVGFLAAITVGQEGRELTEQAELAELGAVGFSDDGHPVADAEVMRRALQYQRITGLPLVLHEEDPSLSGRGVAHEGAVASRLGLQGIPSISESVAVARDAALAEYEGGWIHICHVSASETVEEIRRARARGVRVTGEASPHHLTLTDEAIASLDPARHKMNPPLREESDRLALVAALADGTIDCVATDHAPHDADEKEVPFEEAPFGITGLETAFAVCNTHLVETGALPLATLVRRMGADAAGVLGLPAPSLADGAVADVALIDPAARVVVGHEPFQSKSRNSAWLGEELRGRVELTIAGGRIAWRR, encoded by the coding sequence ATGGCGGTCCGGCTGGTGCAGCGCCCGGGACCGGCGGCCTCGCTGGTCATCCGCGGCGCCCGCGTGCTCGACCCGCTCGCCGGCATCGACGAGGTGCGCGACCTCGTCGTCCGCGACGGCGTCATCGGCGGCGACCCGGACGGCCTGGAGGTGGTCGAGGCCGAGGGGCGGCTCGTCGTGCCCGGCTTCGTGGACCCCCACGTGCACCTGCGCACGCCGGGCCGCGAGGACCTGGAGGACATCGCCACCGGCACGCGGGCGGCCGCCGCGGGGGGCTTCGTCACGATCGTGGCCATGCCCAACACCTCGCCGGTGGTCGACACGGCCGCCGTGCTCGGCGCGCTGCTGGAGCGCGGGGAGCAGGAGGCCGCCGTGCGGGTGGGCTTCCTGGCGGCGATCACCGTCGGCCAGGAGGGGCGGGAGCTGACCGAGCAGGCCGAGCTGGCCGAGCTCGGCGCGGTGGGCTTCAGCGACGACGGCCACCCGGTGGCCGACGCCGAGGTCATGCGCCGGGCCTTGCAGTACCAGCGCATCACGGGGCTGCCGCTGGTGCTGCACGAGGAGGACCCGAGCCTGTCGGGCCGCGGCGTCGCCCACGAGGGCGCGGTCGCCAGCCGCCTGGGCCTGCAGGGCATCCCCTCCATCTCCGAGAGCGTCGCGGTGGCGCGCGACGCCGCCCTTGCCGAGTACGAGGGCGGCTGGATCCACATCTGCCACGTGTCCGCGTCCGAGACGGTCGAGGAGATCCGCCGGGCCCGCGCGCGCGGGGTGCGCGTCACCGGCGAGGCGTCGCCGCACCACCTCACGCTGACCGACGAGGCGATCGCCTCGCTCGACCCGGCGCGGCACAAGATGAACCCGCCGCTGCGCGAGGAGTCCGACCGGCTGGCGCTGGTGGCCGCGCTCGCCGACGGCACGATCGACTGCGTGGCCACCGACCACGCCCCGCACGACGCCGACGAGAAGGAGGTGCCGTTCGAGGAGGCGCCGTTCGGCATCACGGGGCTCGAGACGGCGTTCGCCGTCTGCAACACCCACCTCGTGGAGACCGGCGCCCTGCCGCTCGCGACGCTCGTGCGCCGCATGGGCGCCGACGCGGCGGGCGTGCTCGGCCTGCCGGCGCCCTCGCTGGCCGACGGCGCGGTGGCCGACGTCGCGCTGATCGACCCGGCGGCGCGGGTGGTGGTGGGGCACGAGCCGTTCCAGAGCAAGTCGCGCAACTCGGCGTGGCTCGGCGAGGAGCTGCGCGGACGGGTGGAGCTCACGATCGCGGGAGGTCGGATCGCATGGCGGAGGTAG
- a CDS encoding isochorismatase family protein translates to MAEVVIQRHPALLRRERTGLIVVDVQEGFRPVIDRFDRTAAACGLLAEGFGILGRPVVASEQYPKGLGATVPEVAGRLPEGTIPVEKVRFSACGVQGIDEAVEAAGCPAWVVAGIEAHVCVNQTVLDLLDRGFEVHVAADATSSRDPENARLALERMATAGAHVTSSEMALFEMLEEAGTAEFKAISKLVR, encoded by the coding sequence ATGGCGGAGGTAGTCATCCAGCGGCACCCGGCGCTGCTGCGCCGCGAGCGGACCGGCCTGATCGTCGTGGACGTCCAGGAGGGCTTCCGGCCGGTGATCGACCGCTTCGACCGGACGGCCGCCGCGTGCGGCCTGCTGGCCGAGGGCTTCGGCATCCTCGGCCGCCCGGTGGTCGCGAGCGAGCAGTACCCCAAGGGCCTCGGCGCCACGGTGCCCGAGGTCGCCGGGCGGCTGCCCGAGGGGACGATCCCGGTCGAGAAGGTCCGCTTCTCGGCCTGCGGCGTGCAGGGCATCGACGAGGCGGTCGAGGCCGCGGGCTGCCCCGCGTGGGTGGTGGCCGGCATCGAGGCCCACGTCTGCGTCAACCAGACGGTGCTGGACCTGCTCGACCGCGGGTTCGAGGTGCACGTGGCCGCCGACGCCACCTCGTCGCGGGACCCCGAGAACGCGCGGCTGGCGCTGGAGCGCATGGCGACGGCCGGCGCGCACGTCACCTCCAGCGAGATGGCCCTCTTCGAGATGCTCGAGGAGGCCGGCACGGCGGAGTTCAAGGCGATCTCGAAGCTGGTGCGGTGA
- the carB gene encoding carbamoyl-phosphate synthase large subunit has translation MPRRDDLRTILILGSGPIVIGQAGEFDYSGTQGARALTAEGYRVVLVNSNPATIMTDPSVADRTYVEPLDAEAVEAVIAAERPDALLPTLGGQTALNLAMELSAAGVLDRYGVELIGADVDAIRRAEDREVFRDTMAAAGLAVPESRIVTDLAGGRAAAAELGLPVILRPGFTLGGEGGGAAHTPEELDARLATALDASPIGQVLVERSVLGWAEIELEVVRDVADNAVIVCSIENVDPMGVHTGDSVTVAPVMTLTDPELQRLRDAALAVIRAVGVSTGGANVQFALDRATGDFVVIEMNPRVSRSSALASKATGFPIAKIAARLAVGYTLDELPNEITGVTPASFEPTLDYVAVKMPRFAFEKVPGASAELTTHMKSVGEVLALGRTFGQAFGKAMAGRELDVPAREPAGVAEALERLRTPSADRYDVLMWALGAGAAEPDVVAATSIDPWFVAQLAALARARAGVARPLEELDGAALRAARRAGLSDRDVAAAAGADELAVGRRRRALGVRPTYHAVDTCGAEFAARTPYYYAAFETESELERDDREAVVVLGSGPNRIGQGIEFDYCCVHAAETARELGHAAVMVNCNPETVSTDHGVSDRLYLEPVTLDSVLDICEAERPRGVIAQLGGQTPLRLARALADEGVPILGTPPEAIDLAEDRGRFGALLSRLGLEAPPWAVAATPDEAAAAAAEVGYPVLVRPSYVLGGRAMAVCDSPEALRAYLERERPSGQLLVDRFLEGAVELDVDALADGADCWTAAVMEHVEAAGVHSGDSACVLPAQSAGPGLIAELEEQTAALAAALGVVGLLNVQYAVRDGRIHVIEANPRASRTVPFVAKATGVPLVRHAVRLMLGASLADLGLPAAAPARHVAVKEAVLPFSRFPGADPVLGPEMRATGEVMGLGGSFAEAFAKAQRGAGQALPSSGAVVLSARDRDKPRAVALAARLARAGLDVIATAGTAAAVAAAGIPVRRVNKVSEGSPHIADLIARGDVALVVTTPRGGQGARTDGSSIRAAAVRAGIPYITTIEAAEAAGAAIARPPGAAPRALQDAGLPMRAGRAFRPGAVVVSTST, from the coding sequence ATGCCGCGCCGCGACGACCTGCGCACGATCCTCATCCTCGGCTCGGGCCCGATCGTGATCGGCCAGGCCGGCGAGTTCGACTACTCGGGCACCCAGGGCGCCCGCGCGCTGACCGCCGAGGGCTACCGGGTGGTGCTGGTCAACTCCAACCCGGCCACGATCATGACCGACCCCTCGGTGGCCGACCGCACGTACGTCGAGCCGCTCGACGCCGAGGCGGTGGAGGCGGTGATCGCCGCCGAGCGGCCGGACGCCCTGCTGCCGACGCTCGGCGGCCAGACGGCGCTCAACCTGGCGATGGAGCTGTCGGCCGCCGGCGTGCTCGACCGGTACGGCGTCGAGCTGATCGGCGCCGACGTCGACGCGATCCGCCGCGCCGAGGACCGCGAGGTGTTCCGCGACACGATGGCCGCCGCCGGCCTGGCCGTGCCGGAGAGCCGGATCGTGACCGATCTGGCGGGCGGCCGCGCCGCCGCGGCCGAGCTCGGCCTGCCGGTCATCCTGCGCCCCGGCTTCACGCTCGGCGGCGAGGGCGGCGGCGCGGCCCACACGCCGGAGGAGCTCGACGCGCGCCTGGCGACCGCGCTCGACGCGAGCCCGATCGGCCAGGTGCTGGTGGAGCGGTCGGTGCTCGGCTGGGCCGAGATCGAGCTCGAGGTGGTCCGCGACGTCGCCGACAACGCGGTGATCGTCTGCTCGATCGAGAACGTCGACCCGATGGGCGTCCACACCGGCGACTCGGTGACCGTCGCCCCGGTCATGACGCTCACCGACCCCGAGCTGCAGCGCCTGCGCGACGCCGCGCTCGCGGTCATCCGGGCCGTGGGCGTGTCGACGGGCGGCGCCAACGTGCAGTTCGCCCTCGACCGCGCCACCGGCGACTTCGTGGTGATCGAGATGAACCCCCGCGTGTCGCGCTCGTCGGCGCTCGCCTCGAAGGCGACCGGCTTCCCGATCGCCAAGATCGCCGCCCGGCTCGCGGTGGGGTACACGCTCGACGAGCTGCCCAACGAGATCACGGGCGTCACGCCGGCCTCGTTCGAGCCGACGCTCGACTACGTCGCGGTCAAGATGCCGCGGTTCGCGTTCGAGAAGGTGCCCGGCGCCTCGGCGGAGCTGACCACCCACATGAAGAGCGTGGGGGAGGTGCTGGCCCTCGGCCGCACGTTCGGCCAGGCGTTCGGCAAGGCGATGGCCGGGCGGGAGCTTGACGTGCCGGCCCGCGAGCCGGCCGGCGTCGCCGAGGCGCTCGAGCGCCTGCGCACCCCGTCCGCCGACCGCTACGACGTGCTGATGTGGGCGCTCGGGGCCGGCGCGGCCGAGCCCGACGTGGTGGCGGCCACGTCGATCGACCCCTGGTTCGTCGCCCAGCTCGCCGCGCTCGCCCGGGCGCGCGCCGGGGTGGCGCGCCCGCTGGAGGAGCTCGACGGCGCCGCCCTGCGCGCCGCGCGCCGCGCCGGGCTCTCCGACCGCGACGTCGCCGCCGCGGCGGGGGCCGACGAGCTGGCCGTGGGGCGGCGCCGGCGCGCGCTCGGCGTGCGGCCGACCTACCACGCGGTCGACACCTGCGGTGCCGAGTTCGCCGCGCGCACGCCGTACTACTACGCGGCCTTCGAGACCGAGAGCGAGCTCGAACGCGACGACCGCGAGGCGGTGGTCGTGCTGGGCTCGGGCCCCAACCGGATCGGGCAGGGCATCGAGTTCGACTACTGCTGCGTGCACGCGGCCGAGACGGCGCGCGAGCTGGGCCACGCCGCGGTGATGGTCAACTGCAACCCCGAGACGGTCTCGACCGACCACGGCGTCAGCGACCGCCTCTACCTGGAGCCGGTCACCCTCGACTCGGTGCTCGACATCTGCGAGGCCGAGCGGCCCCGCGGGGTGATCGCCCAGCTCGGCGGCCAGACGCCGCTGCGCCTGGCGCGGGCGCTGGCCGACGAGGGCGTGCCGATCCTGGGCACGCCGCCCGAGGCGATCGACCTGGCGGAGGACCGCGGCCGCTTCGGCGCGCTCCTGTCGCGCCTGGGCCTGGAGGCGCCGCCGTGGGCCGTGGCCGCGACGCCGGACGAGGCCGCCGCGGCGGCGGCCGAGGTGGGCTACCCGGTGCTGGTGCGCCCGTCCTACGTGCTGGGCGGCCGGGCCATGGCCGTCTGCGACTCGCCGGAGGCCCTGCGCGCCTACCTCGAGCGCGAGCGGCCGTCCGGGCAGCTGCTGGTGGACCGCTTCCTGGAGGGCGCGGTCGAGCTCGACGTCGACGCGCTCGCCGACGGCGCCGACTGCTGGACGGCGGCGGTGATGGAGCACGTGGAGGCCGCGGGCGTGCACTCGGGCGACTCGGCCTGCGTGCTGCCGGCCCAGAGCGCGGGCCCGGGCCTGATCGCCGAGCTCGAGGAGCAGACCGCGGCGCTCGCGGCGGCGCTCGGGGTGGTGGGGCTGCTGAACGTGCAGTACGCCGTGCGCGACGGGCGCATCCACGTGATCGAGGCCAATCCGCGCGCCTCGCGCACCGTGCCGTTCGTCGCGAAGGCCACCGGGGTGCCGCTGGTGCGTCACGCCGTCCGCCTGATGCTGGGCGCCTCCCTGGCCGACCTCGGGCTGCCGGCAGCCGCCCCGGCGCGGCACGTGGCGGTGAAGGAGGCCGTGCTGCCGTTCTCCCGCTTCCCGGGCGCCGACCCGGTGCTCGGCCCGGAGATGCGCGCCACCGGCGAAGTGATGGGCCTGGGCGGCAGCTTCGCCGAGGCCTTCGCGAAGGCCCAGCGCGGGGCGGGCCAGGCGCTGCCGTCGTCGGGCGCGGTCGTCCTGTCGGCGCGCGACCGCGACAAGCCGCGCGCAGTGGCGCTCGCCGCCCGGCTGGCCCGCGCGGGGCTGGACGTCATCGCCACCGCCGGCACGGCGGCCGCCGTCGCCGCGGCGGGCATCCCGGTGCGGCGGGTCAACAAGGTCTCGGAGGGCTCGCCGCACATCGCGGACCTGATCGCCCGGGGCGACGTCGCGCTCGTCGTCACCACGCCGCGCGGCGGCCAGGGGGCGCGCACCGACGGCTCGAGCATCCGGGCGGCGGCCGTGCGCGCGGGCATCCCGTACATCACCACGATCGAGGCGGCCGAGGCGGCCGGCGCCGCGATCGCCCGGCCGCCCGGCGCGGCCCCGCGGGCGCTGCAGGACGCCGGCCTGCCGATGCGCGCCGGGCGGGCCTTCCGGCCGGGCGCCGTGGTCGTCTCGACCTCGACCTGA
- a CDS encoding aspartate carbamoyltransferase catalytic subunit: MSRRSLLTIADLDRAEIARILRVGNRFAEVMERDIKKVPTLRGRTIINMFFEASTRTSTSFELAGKRLSADVVNVKGSGSSVEKGETLKDTVITLSSYLPDVIVIRHQSVGACQMAARYTDAAVINAGDGKHEHPTQTLLDLYTIEREVGPLDGLHVAFVGDVAHSRVARSGVRGFQTMGARVSLIGPPTLLPRDAEAALGVTTSTDVRDIADADVVYVLRMQLERMGPGGFVPSLREYAMTYGINHARLRPGQRVMHAGPINRGVEISGELADDPATLIERQAANGMVVRMAVLYDLLAGPAGSTEPAGAPIGAVAV, from the coding sequence GTGAGCCGCCGCTCGCTGCTCACCATCGCCGACCTCGACCGGGCCGAGATCGCGCGCATCCTGCGGGTCGGCAACCGCTTCGCCGAGGTCATGGAGCGCGACATCAAGAAGGTGCCGACGCTCCGCGGCCGCACGATCATCAACATGTTCTTCGAGGCCTCCACGCGCACCTCCACGTCGTTCGAGCTGGCCGGCAAGCGCCTGTCGGCGGACGTGGTCAACGTGAAGGGCTCCGGCTCGAGCGTCGAGAAGGGCGAGACGCTGAAGGACACGGTGATCACGCTCTCGTCGTACCTGCCCGACGTGATCGTGATCCGCCATCAGTCGGTGGGGGCCTGCCAGATGGCCGCCCGCTACACCGACGCGGCGGTCATCAACGCCGGCGACGGCAAGCACGAGCACCCCACCCAGACGCTGCTCGACCTCTACACGATCGAGCGGGAGGTGGGGCCGCTCGACGGCCTGCACGTCGCCTTCGTGGGCGACGTGGCCCACTCGCGGGTGGCGCGCTCCGGCGTGCGCGGGTTCCAGACCATGGGCGCCCGGGTCTCGCTGATCGGCCCGCCCACCCTGCTGCCGCGCGACGCCGAGGCCGCGCTCGGCGTGACGACCTCGACCGACGTGCGCGACATCGCGGACGCCGACGTCGTCTACGTGCTGCGCATGCAGCTCGAGCGGATGGGCCCCGGCGGCTTCGTGCCGTCGCTGCGCGAGTACGCGATGACCTACGGGATCAACCACGCGCGGCTGCGCCCCGGCCAGCGCGTCATGCACGCCGGCCCGATCAACCGCGGCGTGGAGATCTCGGGCGAGCTGGCAGACGACCCCGCCACGCTCATCGAGCGCCAGGCGGCCAACGGGATGGTGGTGAGGATGGCGGTGCTCTACGACCTGCTCGCCGGGCCCGCCGGCAGCACCGAGCCGGCCGGCGCGCCCATCGGCGCGGTGGCCGTCTGA
- the carA gene encoding glutamine-hydrolyzing carbamoyl-phosphate synthase small subunit — protein sequence MSGAIVALEDGLVLEGRSVGAPGTGLGEMVFTTGMTGYQEAVTDPSYLGQILAFTAPMIGNYGTGPANDESDRPWAGAVVMASAGDAPGAAGPVGWCTWLRERGVVAVDDCDTRRLVRRLRDAGAMRGGVSTELGAEELLARVREHPPLDGRDLAGEAAGPARLLGEDGPRVVAIDCGMKRSIAAGLAGAGCRLDVVPAGTSADDVLARDPDGVFVSNGPGDPAAVEGVVGAVRDLLGQVPVFGICLGHQMLARALGLETRKLAFGHRGANHPVRRSDDGRVEITVQNHGYAVVAEGLPDGVQVTRTSLFDGSVEGIAAPELRAWSVQYHPEASPGPRDARYMFREFVGAIGGGR from the coding sequence GTGAGCGGGGCGATCGTCGCCCTCGAGGACGGCCTCGTCCTCGAGGGGCGCAGCGTGGGCGCGCCGGGCACCGGCCTGGGGGAGATGGTCTTCACGACCGGCATGACCGGCTACCAGGAGGCGGTCACCGACCCGTCCTACCTCGGCCAGATCCTCGCCTTCACGGCCCCGATGATCGGCAACTACGGCACGGGGCCCGCCAACGACGAGAGCGACCGCCCGTGGGCCGGCGCCGTCGTGATGGCGAGCGCGGGCGACGCCCCCGGCGCCGCCGGCCCGGTCGGCTGGTGCACCTGGCTGCGCGAGCGCGGCGTGGTGGCGGTGGACGACTGCGACACCCGCCGGCTGGTGCGCCGGCTGCGCGACGCGGGCGCGATGCGCGGCGGCGTCTCCACCGAGCTCGGCGCGGAGGAGCTGCTGGCGCGCGTGCGCGAGCACCCCCCGCTCGACGGCCGCGACCTCGCGGGCGAGGCCGCCGGCCCGGCCCGCCTGCTGGGCGAGGACGGCCCGCGCGTGGTCGCGATCGACTGCGGCATGAAGCGCAGCATCGCGGCCGGCCTCGCCGGCGCCGGCTGCCGGCTGGACGTGGTGCCGGCGGGCACATCGGCGGACGACGTGCTGGCGCGCGACCCCGACGGCGTGTTCGTCTCCAACGGGCCCGGCGACCCGGCGGCGGTGGAGGGGGTGGTCGGCGCGGTGCGCGACCTGCTCGGCCAGGTGCCGGTGTTCGGCATCTGCCTGGGCCACCAGATGCTGGCCCGGGCGCTCGGCCTGGAGACGCGCAAGCTGGCCTTCGGCCACCGCGGCGCCAACCACCCGGTGCGGCGCAGCGACGACGGGCGGGTGGAGATCACGGTGCAGAACCACGGCTACGCGGTGGTCGCGGAGGGCCTGCCGGACGGGGTGCAGGTGACGCGCACGAGCCTCTTCGACGGCTCCGTGGAGGGGATCGCCGCGCCGGAGCTGCGGGCCTGGTCGGTGCAGTACCACCCCGAGGCCAGCCCGGGGCCGCGCGACGCCCGCTACATGTTCCGCGAGTTCGTCGGCGCGATCGGCGGGGGCCGCTGA
- a CDS encoding AAA family ATPase — MALLSGGHVMIEDVPGVGKTVLAKSLARAAGCGFSRLQCTADLLPADVTGVTVWDQHAAAFRFRPGPVFANVVLVDEVNRASPKTQSALLECMEEGQVTVDGETRALPLPFMIVATQNPVEYEGTFPLPEAQLDRFAVRVAIGYPPAADEAAMLLDLAAHDPLEAVRPVADEAGVMAARAVVDRVHVDPALARYVVALVGATRRDPRVQLGASPRAGLALLRAARARAVLAGRGYALPEDVRDLAHPVLGHRIILSPEAAARGAAAAEVVRDALDAVPVPL; from the coding sequence GTGGCGCTGCTGTCGGGCGGCCACGTGATGATCGAGGACGTCCCAGGCGTGGGCAAGACGGTGCTCGCCAAGAGCCTCGCCCGTGCGGCCGGCTGCGGCTTCTCGCGCCTGCAGTGCACGGCCGACCTGCTGCCGGCCGACGTGACCGGGGTCACGGTCTGGGACCAGCACGCCGCGGCGTTCCGCTTCCGGCCCGGCCCCGTGTTCGCGAACGTCGTGCTGGTGGACGAGGTCAACCGCGCCTCGCCCAAGACGCAGTCGGCGCTGCTCGAGTGCATGGAGGAGGGGCAGGTCACGGTCGACGGCGAGACGCGCGCGCTGCCGCTGCCGTTCATGATCGTGGCGACCCAGAACCCGGTCGAGTACGAGGGCACCTTCCCGCTGCCCGAGGCCCAGCTCGACCGCTTCGCGGTGCGGGTGGCGATCGGCTACCCGCCCGCGGCCGACGAGGCCGCGATGCTGCTCGACCTGGCGGCGCACGACCCGCTCGAGGCGGTCCGGCCGGTGGCCGACGAGGCGGGGGTGATGGCGGCCCGCGCGGTGGTCGACCGGGTGCACGTCGACCCGGCCCTGGCGCGCTACGTGGTGGCGCTCGTCGGGGCCACCCGGCGCGACCCGCGGGTGCAGCTCGGGGCCAGCCCGCGCGCCGGCCTCGCGCTGCTGCGGGCGGCGAGGGCCCGGGCGGTGCTCGCCGGGCGCGGCTACGCCCTGCCCGAGGACGTGCGCGACCTGGCCCACCCGGTGCTCGGGCACCGCATCATCCTCTCGCCGGAGGCCGCGGCGCGCGGCGCGGCGGCGGCCGAGGTCGTGCGCGACGCCCTCGACGCGGTGCCCGTCCCGCTGTGA
- the mihF gene encoding integration host factor, actinobacterial type — protein sequence MATTTSTSKPASQTPERSLDQRMEALRRANEIRSRRAQLKKDLKAGRASITQVIDQPPDFVMTAKVFDMLMAVPKYGKVKATRFLNTCRISQGKTIGGLSDRQRSELLELLRR from the coding sequence ATGGCGACGACGACCTCGACCTCCAAGCCCGCGTCCCAGACGCCGGAGCGATCGTTGGACCAGCGCATGGAGGCCCTCCGCCGGGCGAACGAGATCCGCTCGCGCCGGGCGCAGCTCAAGAAGGACCTGAAGGCCGGGCGCGCCTCGATCACACAGGTCATCGACCAGCCGCCCGACTTCGTGATGACCGCGAAGGTCTTCGACATGCTCATGGCGGTGCCGAAGTACGGGAAGGTCAAGGCCACCCGCTTCCTCAACACCTGCCGGATCTCCCAGGGCAAGACCATCGGCGGCCTCTCAGACCGGCAGCGGTCGGAGCTCCTGGAGCTGCTGCGCCGCTAG
- the gmk gene encoding guanylate kinase codes for MNRPRVIIVSGPSGAGKGTLIAGVLPRLSCLEVAISATTRRIRPGERDGVHYHFLDPDEFERRARAGEFLEHVVYAGNRYGTLRSEIDRILAAGRAPIVEIELAGARAVRESIPGAVSVFISPPSLEELHARLARRATDTAEEIAARLETSRVELAARDEFDHTVVNRDIPTAIDDLEAVVTRALCDG; via the coding sequence GTGAACCGCCCGCGCGTGATCATCGTGTCGGGCCCGTCCGGCGCCGGGAAGGGCACGCTGATCGCCGGCGTGCTGCCGCGCCTGTCGTGCCTCGAGGTCGCGATCTCCGCCACCACGCGGCGCATCCGGCCGGGGGAGCGCGACGGCGTCCACTACCACTTCCTCGACCCGGACGAGTTCGAGCGCCGGGCGCGGGCGGGCGAGTTCCTGGAGCACGTGGTCTACGCCGGCAACCGCTACGGCACGCTGCGCTCCGAGATCGACCGCATCCTCGCCGCCGGCCGGGCGCCGATCGTCGAGATCGAGCTGGCCGGGGCGCGCGCCGTGCGCGAGAGCATCCCCGGCGCGGTGTCGGTGTTCATCAGCCCGCCGTCGCTCGAGGAGCTGCACGCGCGCCTCGCGCGGCGGGCCACCGACACCGCCGAGGAGATCGCCGCGCGCCTCGAGACCAGCCGCGTCGAGCTGGCGGCGCGCGACGAGTTCGACCACACGGTCGTCAACCGGGACATCCCGACGGCGATCGACGACCTGGAGGCCGTGGTGACCCGCGCGCTGTGCGATGGCTGA